The DNA sequence CCGGCGCCAGTTCTGAAAGCCGCAGCAGGCCGCCGGAGATGAGGGCGGCGGCCGAGCTGTCGCGGTTGCGGAAGCGCACGCCCTCGTCATAGAAGTCGTACCAGGGGACGCTGTCTTCGGGGAGGTTCTGCACGACGAAGTCGGCGATGCGCTGCGCGGCGGAAAGCAGCCGCGGATCGCGCGTTTCCCCGTAGGCGACGGTGAAGCCGTAGAGCGCCCACGCCGTGCCGCGCGACCACGGCGTATCGGCGGCGAAGCCCTGGTGCGTGTGAGTGAAGATCCATTCGCCCGGCGCGGCGCTGTTGGGCGCCGTCACCTTGTTGTTGAACGGCGCGCCACCGCGGAGCGTGAACTCCTGGCGGTTGTCGCCGGGATTGTAGTGCACGCTCTGGATCACCGACCCATCGGGCCGAATGAGCCACTCGGCCGAGCGCAGCGCGTGCTTGAGGCCCATGTCGCGCCACTTCTGTTCGCCGGTCTGGCGAGTGGTCCACCAGAGCAGTTGCAGGTTCATCATCGTGTCGATGATGGTGTCGTCGCCGTTCACGTCCCACGCGGGAATGAGCTGCGTGGTCGGGTTGTACAGCTGCTCCAGCCGGGCGGCGGCGCGGAGCGCGCTCTCGCGATCGGCGGGCCGCTTCGTCAAGTCGAAGCCGAGCGCAGTGGAGTAGAAGTAGAGGAAGCCGGCGTCATGGTTTTGCTCTTTTTCGTGGCCGGCGAGGCGCGACGTCCACAGCTCGGCCCAGCGGCGATACTTTTCGTCGCGCGTGCGCTCGTACATACGCCAAAGTTCGGCCGTCCAGAACGATCCGGTCCAGAAGAACCCTTCGCGGCGCGTCCACTCGCCGGTGGAATTGTCGCCCTCGGTGAAAAAACCGGGGCCTCGGTTGGTGGCAGAGGCTTCGGGCGCAGTGGCGGAGACGACCGGCTCCCACTTCTGCGCGGTGCGGTCAATTTCCTGACGGAGAAGATCAATTGCCTCGGCCACGGTCTTGGTGTGCGCCGGGTGGAGCGTGTCAGGCGGCGCTGACTGCGCGGCGGCGGACTTGGAGAGCATTGTGACACGCGCTGGATGGGCCATGGCGTCCGCCTGCGCACGGACCACGGCGAGGAAGGCGTCGCGTGTCTTCATCGCGGTGCTCGGCAGCACGTACGACTGGCGCTCGCGCTGCTCGTTCTGCGCCCCGAAGCCGTGGCGGTTGTTGCTCCCCTCTTCGCTCCACGCGGCCATGGTGTACCACTCGGCCCCGCCGTTGTTGAGGGCGAAGCGGACGAGAAAATTTTCCTTGTCGCTGGTGAAGCTGGCGCCGGGTGCGGCAGTAAGGACGGCGAGACCGAGGTTCTGTCCGGCGATGGCTTCGGTCGCGGTCGGTCCGGGCGCGACAACCTGCTCGCCCCACGTGGCGAGCCACGCGATGGGCGCGGTCGATGCAGTTTCAGGATTCAGCCCGGCCTTGAGCGGAAGGCCGGTCACGTAGGTCGCGGGAAACGCCGGCTGCGCCGAGATTGCCTGCGTGAATCCGCGCTCGCCCGCCCACTGCGTTATGCGCGACGTCAGCGTGACCTTTTGTCCGCCAACGCTCCAGCCGCCGTACTCCAGCTCGACGATGGCGCGCACGGGCCCTGACGAGAGAATGCGCCACTGGCGATTGGCAACATCGGCGACCTTGACAACCTTGCCGTCGACCAGCGCCGCGACCGAGCCGATGCCGATGGCGTCGCCCACCTTATAGATGTCGCGGCCCTCGGGCGATTCGTAGTGGTAGCCGTAGTCGGGCGAAGCGAAAATGTGGAGCTGCATCGTCAATCGCCGCTTGCCGTAGAGGTCAATCGCGTTGCGCGGATCGAAGTACACGCGCCAGGCGTTCAGGTCCGATTCCCATCCGAGGCCCTCGATCTTGCGGCTGAAGAGCGCGTTGGTGCGCGCAGGATAGTCGGCGCGCAGGCGCCAGATGCGGTCTTCGTCGCCGTAGGAAATGG is a window from the Terriglobales bacterium genome containing:
- a CDS encoding DUF4861 family protein gives rise to the protein MRKPLAVAAALLLAVPALAAGHIKGVKLLVENPGDAARTADVVVPIKDLRAVAPDFKPGSAIVTVTDADSIEGDAAVLQAAELPSQADDLDADGKAEEFAFQVPLKPRQKRVVTISYGDEDRIWRLRADYPARTNALFSRKIEGLGWESDLNAWRVYFDPRNAIDLYGKRRLTMQLHIFASPDYGYHYESPEGRDIYKVGDAIGIGSVAALVDGKVVKVADVANRQWRILSSGPVRAIVELEYGGWSVGGQKVTLTSRITQWAGERGFTQAISAQPAFPATYVTGLPLKAGLNPETASTAPIAWLATWGEQVVAPGPTATEAIAGQNLGLAVLTAAPGASFTSDKENFLVRFALNNGGAEWYTMAAWSEEGSNNRHGFGAQNEQRERQSYVLPSTAMKTRDAFLAVVRAQADAMAHPARVTMLSKSAAAQSAPPDTLHPAHTKTVAEAIDLLRQEIDRTAQKWEPVVSATAPEASATNRGPGFFTEGDNSTGEWTRREGFFWTGSFWTAELWRMYERTRDEKYRRWAELWTSRLAGHEKEQNHDAGFLYFYSTALGFDLTKRPADRESALRAAARLEQLYNPTTQLIPAWDVNGDDTIIDTMMNLQLLWWTTRQTGEQKWRDMGLKHALRSAEWLIRPDGSVIQSVHYNPGDNRQEFTLRGGAPFNNKVTAPNSAAPGEWIFTHTHQGFAADTPWSRGTAWALYGFTVAYGETRDPRLLSAAQRIADFVVQNLPEDSVPWYDFYDEGVRFRNRDSSAAALISGGLLRLSELAPEKDRSRYRRQGEAIAQSLIDRYLTPVAQGDTTPPGVLRHGSSTRPHDGMLIYGQYYLLDALLWLDAHKNAPATRSAAAQK